A window of the Roseburia sp. 831b genome harbors these coding sequences:
- a CDS encoding YigZ family protein produces MKIVYEGGEAEIVEKKSRFIATVRPVHSEEEAAAFVAEMKKKYWDARHNCSAFTIGDHHDTSRCSDDGEPSQTAGRPMLDVLLKEDIHNAAVVVTRYFGGTLLGTGGLVRAYQKATQEGLQASQVIDRKKGRKLLIGTDYTGMGKIQYLLGQRGLQILDTVYTEKVELSVLVPTEQMEELEKAIVEATNATAQLSWEEELFFATIEKKLQIL; encoded by the coding sequence ATGAAAATAGTATACGAAGGCGGAGAGGCTGAGATTGTAGAAAAAAAATCCCGCTTTATCGCAACAGTCCGACCGGTTCATTCGGAGGAAGAGGCAGCTGCGTTTGTGGCAGAGATGAAAAAGAAATACTGGGATGCGAGACACAATTGTTCTGCATTTACAATAGGAGATCATCATGATACCAGCCGTTGCTCGGATGACGGGGAGCCAAGCCAGACAGCCGGACGTCCGATGTTAGATGTTTTATTAAAGGAAGATATTCATAACGCAGCGGTTGTGGTGACCCGGTATTTTGGAGGAACGCTGCTTGGAACAGGCGGTCTTGTGCGTGCTTATCAGAAGGCAACGCAGGAAGGGCTGCAGGCAAGCCAGGTGATAGACCGGAAAAAAGGAAGAAAGCTTTTGATTGGAACGGACTACACCGGAATGGGAAAGATTCAATATCTGCTCGGTCAGCGTGGACTACAGATTTTGGACACCGTGTATACCGAAAAAGTAGAGCTTAGTGTGCTTGTTCCAACGGAACAGATGGAGGAATTGGAGAAGGCAATCGTCGAGGCAACGAATGCAACCGCACAGCTTTCCTGGGAAGAAGAACTCTTTTTTGCAACAATAGAAAAAAAATTACAAATTTTATAA